From one Aeropyrum camini SY1 = JCM 12091 genomic stretch:
- a CDS encoding formamidopyrimidine-DNA glycosylase: protein MTGWILKCSQCGREWVLPVSFRLNEIGRLYHFCPYCRENTFHTTVGREP from the coding sequence TTGACAGGCTGGATACTAAAGTGTAGCCAGTGCGGTAGAGAGTGGGTTCTGCCCGTCAGCTTCAGGCTTAACGAGATTGGGAGGCTCTACCACTTCTGCCCATACTGTAGGGAGAACACTTTCCACACAACAGTGGGCCGAGAGCCCTAG
- a CDS encoding threonyl-tRNA synthetase editing domain-containing protein — MRLLYLHADNFGYKTVKPALKNPPDPPGEASFGEALVVFATVEDGDGPGAVESAASDIALHSSRLKVGLVVIYPYAHLSSRLAKPRTAHRMLVELERALREKFSGEIHRAPFGWYKSFTISCKGHPLAELSRSFTETEPDEPWPAASDLTKGVSGEVLSRTGLSGGGSLSPASWSIDVHKHLAEEAMGPVENLGFGESLGEAYSACISSQTSIIVLGPKPPSMVFGPIETDPREAVSRILAIISPQLKEERPTLEEDPGGFVKALTQEGERLPIAVAREGRVCLGPTLSLFKLAVSLLVRRARDEGVTPYLNPSITPVQSAVIPVEPDNESYALKVARDLVALGLRVSLVKGGGLGRRVREAGRSWASLIVVTGRREEETGTVVVRRRWEPGKQEVLTLEEFLSEARELAVGGRGNLYHTTL, encoded by the coding sequence TTGAGGCTGCTCTACCTCCATGCAGACAATTTCGGATATAAGACTGTGAAACCCGCTCTCAAGAACCCCCCAGACCCGCCTGGCGAGGCGTCTTTCGGAGAGGCTCTCGTTGTCTTTGCAACAGTAGAAGATGGTGATGGACCTGGCGCTGTGGAATCTGCCGCCTCCGACATAGCATTACACTCGTCAAGGCTTAAGGTAGGGCTTGTCGTTATCTACCCTTACGCCCACCTCTCGAGCAGGCTCGCGAAGCCCCGGACAGCTCATAGGATGCTTGTAGAACTTGAGAGGGCTCTTAGAGAGAAGTTCTCGGGGGAAATTCATAGAGCACCCTTCGGCTGGTACAAATCGTTCACTATATCATGCAAGGGACACCCTCTCGCGGAGCTCTCGCGGAGCTTTACAGAAACAGAGCCTGACGAGCCCTGGCCAGCCGCCAGCGATCTTACCAAGGGCGTATCGGGCGAGGTCCTCTCCAGAACCGGCCTCTCTGGAGGCGGCAGCCTATCACCCGCATCATGGTCGATAGATGTTCACAAGCATCTGGCCGAGGAAGCTATGGGACCCGTAGAGAACCTTGGTTTTGGGGAGAGCTTGGGAGAGGCGTATTCAGCCTGCATCTCCTCCCAAACGTCTATAATCGTGCTTGGCCCCAAACCCCCCAGTATGGTGTTTGGCCCTATAGAAACTGATCCTCGGGAGGCGGTTTCGAGGATTCTAGCTATAATTTCCCCCCAGCTCAAGGAGGAGCGCCCTACCCTAGAGGAAGACCCTGGAGGTTTTGTTAAGGCGTTAACACAAGAGGGGGAGCGGCTTCCTATAGCTGTCGCTAGGGAAGGGAGAGTATGCCTAGGCCCTACTCTCTCCCTCTTCAAGCTCGCAGTATCCCTCCTGGTTAGGAGAGCTAGGGATGAGGGTGTCACTCCTTACCTAAACCCGTCGATAACCCCTGTGCAGTCGGCCGTGATACCGGTTGAGCCGGATAATGAAAGCTACGCCCTCAAGGTGGCCAGGGATCTAGTCGCTTTAGGGTTGAGGGTCTCGCTCGTCAAAGGGGGAGGCCTGGGACGGAGGGTGCGGGAGGCTGGCAGGAGCTGGGCAAGCCTGATCGTAGTTACAGGGAGGCGTGAGGAGGAAACCGGGACAGTAGTTGTCAGGCGAAGGTGGGAGCCTGGGAAACAGGAAGTTTTAACTTTAGAGGAGTTTTTGTCTGAAGCTAGAGAGCTAGCTGTCGGCGGTCGTGGCAACCTATACCACACAACACTCTAA
- the radA gene encoding DNA repair and recombination protein RadA, which yields MGEERKEIKDITDLPGVGPTTAQKLMEAGFTTLEAIAAATPQEISQATGIPILTAQKIVDAAREALNIDFKTAYDLKLESMNIKKITTGSRNLDELLGGGIETKTITELFGEFGSGKTQICHQLSVNVQLPEDKGGLEGKAVYIDTEGTFRWERIEQMARGVGLDPDEVMKNIYWIRAINSHHQIAIVDKLFTMVKNDNIKLVVVDSVTSHFRAEFPGRENLAMRQQLLNRHLHQLMRLADIFNVAVVITNQVMARPDVFYGDPTQAVGGHVLGHAPGVRVYLKKSRGNKRIARVVDAPHLPEGETVFAITEWGIRDPE from the coding sequence ATGGGTGAGGAGAGGAAGGAGATAAAAGACATAACGGATCTTCCAGGTGTCGGCCCCACAACAGCCCAGAAACTAATGGAGGCGGGCTTCACTACTCTAGAGGCTATAGCAGCCGCTACACCCCAGGAGATAAGCCAGGCGACAGGCATACCTATACTAACCGCGCAAAAGATTGTCGACGCCGCCAGAGAAGCTCTTAACATCGATTTTAAGACAGCTTACGATCTGAAGCTGGAGAGCATGAACATTAAAAAGATAACAACCGGGAGCAGAAACCTCGACGAGCTGCTGGGAGGCGGCATAGAGACTAAGACTATCACAGAGCTCTTCGGGGAGTTCGGAAGCGGGAAGACCCAGATATGCCACCAGCTGTCCGTGAATGTACAGCTTCCAGAGGATAAGGGGGGTCTGGAGGGGAAGGCTGTATACATAGACACAGAGGGAACCTTCAGGTGGGAGAGGATAGAGCAGATGGCCAGGGGCGTTGGGCTTGACCCGGACGAGGTTATGAAGAACATTTACTGGATAAGGGCTATAAACAGCCACCACCAGATAGCGATCGTCGACAAGCTTTTCACCATGGTGAAAAACGATAATATAAAGCTGGTTGTAGTCGACTCCGTCACGAGCCACTTCAGGGCAGAATTCCCAGGTAGGGAGAACCTTGCTATGAGGCAGCAACTGCTTAACAGGCACCTACACCAGCTCATGAGGCTGGCCGACATATTTAACGTTGCAGTTGTTATAACCAACCAGGTTATGGCCAGGCCAGATGTGTTCTACGGCGACCCAACACAGGCTGTTGGAGGACACGTGCTCGGCCATGCCCCAGGCGTTAGGGTGTATTTAAAGAAGAGCAGGGGTAACAAGAGGATAGCGAGAGTGGTAGACGCTCCCCATCTCCCAGAGGGGGAGACCGTCTTCGCCATAACCGAGTGGGGCATAAGGGACCCCGAGTAA
- a CDS encoding HIT family protein — MAGGEWVKRWYSILWAPWRIRYIKQAGRGEGCVFCEAPSLGDDAKALIVYRGRFSYVILNKYPYNSGHLMVTPYRHVAEVEDLSIDEVVEMAKLVRAAVRALKRVYTPHGFNIGVNIGEAAGAGIAGHFHIHVVPRWRGDSNFMLTIGGTKVIPEALEETYSKLKPAVEDEARREGV, encoded by the coding sequence TTGGCGGGAGGCGAATGGGTGAAGCGGTGGTACAGCATCCTCTGGGCGCCGTGGAGAATCAGATATATCAAGCAGGCTGGGAGGGGGGAGGGCTGTGTTTTCTGCGAGGCACCCTCTTTAGGAGATGATGCCAAGGCCCTGATAGTCTATAGGGGCAGGTTCTCCTACGTCATCTTAAACAAGTATCCATACAATAGTGGACATCTAATGGTGACTCCCTATAGGCATGTGGCTGAGGTTGAGGATCTTTCCATTGACGAGGTTGTCGAGATGGCGAAGCTCGTCAGGGCGGCTGTGAGGGCTCTTAAGCGGGTCTACACTCCACACGGTTTCAACATAGGGGTTAACATAGGCGAGGCGGCTGGTGCGGGTATTGCGGGTCATTTCCACATTCATGTTGTACCTAGGTGGAGAGGCGACTCCAACTTCATGCTTACCATCGGGGGGACTAAGGTTATCCCGGAGGCGCTGGAGGAGACGTATAGCAAGCTCAAGCCCGCCGTTGAGGATGAGGCCAGGAGAGAGGGTGTCTAG
- a CDS encoding DHH family phosphoesterase: MGDEFNHLYIITHTDLDGIGAGAVAVRLLGRVEGGYTVVFAEPYNVHNAIEDILDHLEKGDLVVISDLGANRESLPKAAELLASAITRGVTVKWFDHHVWSDYELDMLRKAGVEVTVDNSTCAAGVVARYLTPDSGDRFIEAFVDAVCSADLWRWTHPLSGKLFRVVGERNLEMEWKHKVLAKFASGTMWDEELEAKLEDYVNDELKGYTMAIRNAVRLERNALRIASTYKNFRGPPSSSMIGALLLHRYAADIAVIVRSDGGLSLRSRKINVQPIARALGGGGHPKAAGAKIEIPLLIKLGSRLYPKILSLYTARLVAAKAAEIGLIE; encoded by the coding sequence GTGGGAGACGAGTTTAACCACCTCTACATAATAACACATACCGACCTCGACGGCATAGGCGCAGGGGCTGTAGCTGTAAGGCTGTTAGGCAGGGTAGAGGGGGGCTATACCGTAGTTTTCGCGGAGCCCTACAACGTTCACAACGCTATAGAAGATATTCTAGACCATCTTGAAAAGGGCGATCTGGTGGTAATAAGCGATCTAGGTGCCAATAGGGAGTCGCTGCCAAAGGCAGCAGAGCTACTTGCATCAGCTATTACTAGAGGTGTCACGGTGAAGTGGTTCGACCACCACGTTTGGAGCGACTATGAGCTAGATATGCTTAGGAAAGCGGGCGTCGAAGTAACCGTCGACAACTCCACTTGTGCAGCCGGAGTTGTAGCACGATATTTAACACCCGACAGTGGAGACCGTTTCATAGAGGCGTTTGTAGACGCAGTGTGTAGCGCCGACCTCTGGCGTTGGACCCATCCTCTCAGCGGGAAACTATTCCGCGTTGTCGGAGAGCGCAACCTGGAGATGGAGTGGAAACACAAGGTCCTCGCGAAATTCGCCTCAGGAACCATGTGGGACGAAGAGCTGGAGGCTAAGCTTGAGGACTATGTTAACGATGAGCTTAAGGGATACACGATGGCCATTAGAAACGCGGTCAGACTGGAGCGTAACGCCCTAAGGATAGCTTCCACATACAAAAACTTCAGGGGACCTCCAAGCAGCAGCATGATCGGGGCCCTGCTACTCCATCGATATGCCGCAGACATAGCCGTGATAGTGAGGAGCGACGGAGGCTTAAGCCTTAGGAGCAGGAAGATTAACGTGCAGCCAATAGCCAGGGCCCTCGGAGGGGGAGGACATCCAAAAGCAGCTGGGGCTAAGATCGAAATTCCTCTCCTTATAAAGCTGGGTTCTAGGCTTTACCCCAAGATCCTATCCCTCTACACCGCAAGGCTGGTCGCCGCCAAAGCAGCGGAGATAGGTCTTATAGAGTAG
- a CDS encoding DUF4129 domain-containing protein, with product MGGRRFGAWFNASWPLILALIIMLSIIAPAAHAQKASPSIRHPPDLKDPISSLLDAGLIPTLTYEEYVVLSWQLSRVLSNLLAETLASQGSTIGNEDLGVAVAMLAASETLSRLPENYSPEAESVLDKAKNVVEGLEIFMLAYGLDEDKPYASTTIAVALSDAGGEPSFTLIGPASHVLLTLVNAVIIDDQTVVLFPVSSRVVLATPRGELPGSVNVGPGRPNIEDKIRDELLPDEVKQSYGRGIASPQAEVEPEDNERGGGGNSIIDISSLLRELASRLTNPEYPGAGGRGASIPHSGIADDSNTAAIVASPIGRLGITYEDFARIAEALRLNLPSASAGDGLEGGEVLVPVSPIERAGSSLGLVIAAVLVFGTIALAAAYAPDLRRAIVSRLVLSRGYSVEGAVESCFREALQVLKDMGLKREPWETPREFLARVEGSLEAEQVYAMRYITSLYERHRYGGWEPSTGELEECIRSVEALRSRGRGG from the coding sequence ATGGGTGGAAGACGGTTCGGAGCATGGTTCAACGCATCATGGCCTCTAATCCTGGCTTTAATCATAATGCTATCAATAATAGCACCAGCTGCCCATGCACAGAAGGCCAGTCCAAGTATTAGGCACCCTCCCGACCTTAAGGACCCTATATCGAGCTTGCTAGACGCAGGCCTGATACCTACTCTCACTTATGAAGAGTACGTTGTCCTTTCCTGGCAGCTCTCCCGTGTGCTGTCTAACTTGCTGGCAGAAACCCTGGCCTCCCAGGGCTCGACTATTGGGAATGAGGACCTCGGAGTGGCCGTTGCCATGCTGGCAGCTTCAGAGACTCTCTCAAGACTACCGGAGAACTATTCTCCCGAGGCTGAATCAGTCTTAGACAAGGCTAAAAATGTCGTGGAGGGCCTCGAGATCTTCATGCTCGCCTACGGCCTCGACGAGGACAAGCCCTACGCGTCAACAACTATTGCAGTAGCCCTATCAGACGCTGGAGGGGAGCCTAGCTTCACTCTTATCGGGCCGGCCAGCCATGTTCTCCTAACGCTGGTTAACGCCGTTATCATAGACGACCAGACTGTAGTCCTTTTCCCTGTCAGCAGCCGCGTGGTCTTAGCAACCCCTAGAGGAGAACTCCCAGGCAGTGTGAATGTGGGTCCTGGGAGGCCGAATATAGAGGATAAGATTAGAGATGAACTGCTTCCAGATGAGGTAAAACAGAGTTACGGCAGAGGAATAGCAAGCCCCCAGGCCGAAGTCGAGCCAGAGGATAACGAGAGAGGGGGAGGTGGAAATAGCATAATAGACATCTCCTCCCTATTGAGGGAGCTAGCATCGCGCCTTACGAATCCAGAGTATCCTGGGGCGGGCGGTAGAGGAGCTTCGATTCCTCACAGCGGGATTGCCGATGACAGCAACACCGCTGCAATCGTAGCCTCGCCGATAGGAAGACTGGGGATTACATATGAAGATTTCGCGAGGATAGCAGAAGCGCTTAGACTAAACCTCCCTAGCGCCTCTGCTGGTGACGGGCTTGAGGGCGGAGAGGTACTTGTTCCGGTGTCGCCTATTGAGAGAGCCGGGAGCAGCCTTGGCCTGGTCATTGCGGCGGTTTTGGTATTTGGCACGATAGCTTTGGCGGCAGCTTACGCACCAGACTTGCGCCGCGCCATAGTGTCCCGTCTAGTCCTGTCGAGGGGCTATAGTGTAGAGGGGGCTGTGGAGTCGTGCTTTAGGGAGGCACTACAGGTGCTTAAAGACATGGGCCTCAAGAGAGAGCCGTGGGAGACTCCGAGGGAGTTCCTAGCCCGTGTAGAGGGGAGCCTCGAAGCCGAGCAGGTGTACGCCATGAGATACATAACCTCGCTCTACGAGAGACACCGTTATGGAGGATGGGAGCCTTCTACGGGCGAGTTGGAGGAGTGTATTAGGAGTGTGGAAGCCCTTAGGTCTAGAGGTCGAGGCGGGTGA
- a CDS encoding AAA family ATPase: protein MERVTQAELGWSLEILDRVRREIGRFVIGKDKEVKLALATMIARGHLLVEGVPGVAKTTLAKALAGAFGLRFSRIQFTPDTLPSDVIGTHVFVGNGFVFRRGPVFANVVLADEVNRANPRTQSAFLEAMQEGQVTVWGETHRLPNPFIVLATMNPIELEGVYPLPEAQLDRFMARIRLEYPSRSEEVKIIEKGDEVEDLNVKPAAAPDDLKRLQDTARRIYVDRKIVEYIADIVRETRTLEEVEIGASPRAGIHVLKLSRALALMSGRDFTTPDDVKEAARAVLPHRIKLRKVYISKYTVEGLVEDVLKKVPPP, encoded by the coding sequence TTGGAGAGGGTTACTCAGGCCGAGCTCGGGTGGAGCCTCGAGATACTGGATAGAGTTAGAAGGGAGATCGGGAGGTTCGTAATAGGTAAGGATAAAGAGGTTAAGCTAGCTCTAGCGACAATGATAGCTAGAGGCCACCTGCTAGTGGAGGGTGTCCCTGGGGTTGCGAAGACAACCCTGGCGAAAGCCCTGGCAGGGGCTTTCGGGCTTAGGTTCTCCAGGATACAGTTCACCCCTGACACCCTACCCAGTGACGTGATTGGAACCCACGTCTTCGTTGGAAACGGGTTCGTTTTTAGGCGTGGTCCTGTTTTTGCTAATGTTGTTCTTGCTGATGAGGTTAACCGTGCTAACCCTCGTACCCAGAGTGCTTTCTTGGAGGCTATGCAGGAGGGGCAGGTTACTGTTTGGGGTGAGACCCACAGGCTCCCCAACCCCTTCATAGTACTCGCCACAATGAACCCCATAGAGCTCGAGGGAGTCTACCCACTACCAGAAGCACAACTAGACCGATTCATGGCCCGCATAAGACTCGAATACCCATCGCGTAGTGAGGAGGTTAAGATTATAGAGAAGGGTGATGAAGTAGAGGATCTTAATGTAAAGCCAGCCGCAGCCCCCGATGACTTGAAGAGGCTTCAGGACACTGCCAGAAGGATATACGTCGACCGTAAGATAGTAGAGTATATTGCCGATATTGTTAGGGAGACCAGAACGCTCGAGGAGGTTGAGATAGGAGCTAGCCCTAGAGCTGGGATACACGTACTTAAACTATCGCGCGCCTTAGCCCTGATGAGCGGGAGGGACTTCACTACGCCGGACGACGTTAAAGAGGCTGCACGAGCAGTCTTACCCCATAGAATTAAGCTACGTAAAGTGTACATCTCGAAATACACGGTAGAGGGCTTGGTGGAGGATGTTCTCAAAAAGGTTCCGCCGCCTTAG
- a CDS encoding DUF58 domain-containing protein produces the protein MFSKRFRRLRLQSITREDTILRRPTVAEATAVAAASFLASYYVSGENNLLAAGIVLGGLAIASSLPSRVEEAFIAGLRINLKVPRSMVEGEKREGVMLVENRTPIPLVARIALEAEDGVGVEPNNVEVSMGPLSRSFVKIVVKPMFGRYKIAARIEDVRSPLGLWSLRPKRLHAAAEVIASPEPEDLREELGVLVKPGALGRGVQGSGLDYRSFREYQPGDDPRSIEWKLTSRRGLPVVRETEGAQSSKPVKLILAVQPQHYRKPIYNSPYAAVARRLYTISLKLAEEGVRHRVLLPDSHGFRELRITTPRDVLELGLALAIYSPESWVGDFAAAISALSREEGAPAIVVAPRGALEGLGALDGLYLVEV, from the coding sequence ATGTTCTCAAAAAGGTTCCGCCGCCTTAGGCTCCAATCAATAACAAGGGAAGACACTATACTAAGAAGACCGACAGTGGCCGAGGCAACAGCAGTTGCGGCTGCATCATTCTTAGCCTCCTACTACGTCTCAGGGGAGAACAATCTCTTAGCCGCCGGAATAGTTCTGGGTGGACTTGCAATTGCAAGCAGTCTTCCCTCCAGGGTGGAAGAGGCTTTTATAGCTGGCCTTAGGATTAATCTGAAGGTCCCGAGAAGCATGGTGGAGGGGGAGAAGCGGGAAGGTGTTATGCTTGTGGAGAATAGAACGCCTATCCCCCTAGTAGCCAGAATAGCTCTTGAGGCCGAGGACGGCGTCGGGGTCGAGCCCAACAACGTGGAAGTCAGTATGGGCCCCCTATCCAGGTCTTTTGTGAAAATAGTTGTCAAACCTATGTTCGGCAGGTATAAGATCGCCGCTAGGATAGAGGATGTGAGAAGCCCTTTGGGGCTCTGGAGCCTCAGGCCCAAACGCTTGCATGCGGCGGCCGAGGTTATAGCCTCGCCCGAGCCCGAGGATCTTCGTGAGGAGCTCGGGGTTCTGGTTAAGCCAGGAGCTTTAGGCCGTGGAGTGCAGGGCTCGGGGTTGGACTATAGAAGCTTTAGAGAATACCAGCCTGGGGATGACCCGAGGAGTATAGAGTGGAAGCTAACTAGCAGGAGGGGGTTGCCTGTCGTCAGAGAGACAGAGGGGGCACAGTCTTCAAAACCCGTCAAGCTAATACTGGCTGTTCAGCCCCAACACTATAGGAAACCCATATATAACTCGCCCTACGCAGCCGTAGCCAGGAGACTCTACACCATATCCCTCAAGCTGGCGGAGGAAGGGGTAAGACATAGAGTCCTGCTTCCCGACTCACACGGCTTCCGCGAGCTAAGGATAACAACACCCCGAGACGTTTTGGAGCTTGGACTAGCCCTAGCTATATACAGCCCGGAAAGCTGGGTCGGTGATTTCGCGGCTGCGATATCAGCTTTATCTAGGGAAGAGGGTGCACCCGCTATCGTAGTAGCCCCTAGGGGTGCTCTAGAGGGGCTGGGAGCTTTAGACGGGTTATACCTTGTGGAGGTTTAA
- a CDS encoding DUF424 domain-containing protein, whose amino-acid sequence MFYLRRIETPEGLVMALVTDEDVMDRAVYDEERGVRIIVSRGFYGGGLATEADAIKAIKEADIVVLTGERSVSIGVRMGLVNPDSVLEVKGIKQVQVFKFSY is encoded by the coding sequence ATGTTCTACCTAAGGAGGATTGAGACGCCTGAGGGCCTTGTGATGGCTCTTGTTACTGATGAGGATGTTATGGATAGGGCTGTATATGACGAGGAGAGGGGTGTTAGGATAATTGTAAGTAGAGGCTTCTACGGCGGGGGTCTGGCAACAGAGGCTGACGCTATCAAAGCCATCAAAGAGGCTGACATCGTAGTTCTCACTGGCGAGAGGAGCGTGTCCATAGGTGTAAGGATGGGCCTGGTCAACCCTGATAGCGTCCTCGAAGTGAAGGGAATAAAGCAGGTTCAAGTCTTCAAGTTCTCTTACTAG
- a CDS encoding electron transfer flavoprotein subunit beta/FixA family protein: MPDIAVLVKASLNPDMARIGPDGSVDLSSIPLKISDIDRNAVEEAVRLKEKLGGKLYAVSILTWGPVKLRAKDLRLAVQEALAKGVDEAIIVADDELTPGDQATTAKAIKAALEKHGIKPDIILAGEATIDEVTSQVPGRLASLLGYRYLSFVRKLDIDDGRIVAERDLEDYIEIVEASLPVVVSVTQEINEPRPPTLLQIRRAARKPITEYKASDLEDVGKPMRKIVEVRGIQVKRKQQIIEGDSLEEVAEKLIEALTREGVLKL, from the coding sequence TTGCCTGATATCGCCGTACTGGTTAAAGCTAGCCTTAACCCCGACATGGCCCGGATAGGGCCTGACGGTAGTGTAGACCTCAGCTCCATACCCTTGAAGATCTCAGATATAGACAGAAACGCTGTTGAGGAGGCTGTAAGGCTGAAGGAGAAGCTGGGCGGTAAGCTCTACGCTGTCTCAATACTAACATGGGGGCCGGTGAAGCTTAGAGCTAAGGATCTTAGGCTCGCCGTGCAGGAGGCTCTGGCAAAGGGTGTTGACGAGGCTATAATTGTGGCTGATGACGAGCTCACACCAGGCGATCAGGCGACTACGGCGAAGGCTATTAAAGCGGCGCTGGAAAAGCATGGTATAAAGCCTGACATCATTCTGGCCGGCGAGGCTACTATAGATGAGGTGACAAGCCAGGTGCCAGGCAGGCTCGCCTCACTACTTGGATACAGGTACCTAAGCTTCGTGAGGAAGCTCGACATAGATGATGGTAGGATCGTTGCTGAGAGGGATCTCGAAGACTATATAGAGATTGTGGAGGCTAGCCTTCCCGTCGTGGTCAGCGTAACCCAGGAGATAAACGAGCCCAGACCGCCGACACTACTCCAAATAAGGAGGGCAGCTAGGAAGCCGATCACGGAATACAAGGCCTCAGACCTTGAAGACGTTGGTAAGCCAATGAGAAAAATAGTTGAGGTTAGGGGTATCCAGGTAAAGAGGAAGCAACAAATAATAGAGGGCGATAGTCTAGAGGAGGTTGCTGAGAAGCTGATTGAAGCTTTGACAAGAGAGGGCGTGCTAAAGCTGTGA
- a CDS encoding electron transfer flavoprotein subunit alpha/FixB family protein: MKVLAIAYDPRDFGELATGVRSSLGDVNLIFLAVHNAAEEPDRASGYAEKIYSSRTSNPEAIAQLVEKLVAEEKPDIIVGEAYKNLRDALSRVAGKLDLPMATDVSTLNVEDGRVRFRKGFLSEKAVMEAEIPKPSIILYLTRFTKPQERLEGGEAKVIELEPPQAEMRVVETRPKQMGGVNLEEAEIIVGVGRGFKSKEDLKLAFELAELLNAQIGCTRPIAADLKWLSEDHWIGISGKRVAPKLYIAIGISGSPQHMSGVQNAKIIVAVNKDKNAPIFKQADYGVVADLYKFIPVLIKKLKEKKGG; the protein is encoded by the coding sequence GTGAAGGTACTGGCCATCGCATATGACCCCCGCGACTTCGGCGAGCTAGCCACAGGAGTCAGAAGCAGCCTCGGCGATGTAAACCTCATTTTCCTGGCGGTCCATAACGCTGCTGAGGAGCCTGACAGGGCCTCAGGATACGCGGAGAAGATCTACAGCTCGAGGACCTCGAATCCGGAGGCCATAGCGCAGTTAGTTGAGAAGCTTGTGGCCGAGGAAAAGCCAGATATCATAGTTGGAGAAGCATATAAGAACCTTAGAGATGCCCTCTCCCGTGTCGCTGGAAAGCTGGATCTCCCGATGGCCACCGACGTGTCAACATTAAATGTTGAAGACGGGAGGGTTAGATTTAGGAAGGGCTTCCTAAGCGAAAAGGCAGTTATGGAGGCTGAGATACCAAAGCCATCTATTATATTATATCTGACTAGGTTCACTAAGCCGCAGGAAAGGCTTGAGGGAGGGGAGGCCAAGGTTATCGAGCTTGAGCCCCCCCAAGCCGAAATGAGGGTTGTTGAGACCCGGCCAAAACAGATGGGAGGTGTTAACCTTGAGGAGGCAGAGATAATAGTTGGTGTCGGCCGAGGCTTCAAGTCGAAGGAGGACCTCAAGCTAGCGTTCGAGCTAGCGGAGCTTCTCAACGCCCAGATAGGATGTACCAGGCCGATAGCAGCTGATCTGAAATGGCTATCTGAGGATCACTGGATAGGGATAAGCGGAAAGAGAGTAGCGCCCAAGCTTTATATAGCGATAGGCATAAGTGGTAGCCCACAGCACATGTCGGGAGTGCAGAACGCTAAGATAATCGTGGCGGTGAACAAGGATAAGAACGCACCTATATTCAAGCAAGCTGACTATGGTGTAGTAGCTGACCTCTACAAGTTTATACCTGTGCTCATTAAGAAGCTCAAAGAAAAGAAGGGCGGCTAG
- a CDS encoding DUF1646 family protein, with protein MLALAELFIPDEPILGVTVILSAILILVLVLPFKVRIVEENLEVFFFIMGLGGVITIFYYGILPSTESLLNLFVKALKTPLAITHLGPVPIGIVQAVVFFGLIFYFFHRQIYSLLAAAMGRLGIPVFAFIFTFVLGLISSVISVIVTAVILAEIAAALNISRERKVKYVVYASFAVGIGAALTPLGEPLSTIAISKLNAHFTYLIDILGVYVVPGIAVSAAAAALSLRGEVYREGLVKFVYEETINDILLRGFRVFLFVAALELLGASFTPMVKWYFAQLPPWALYWINTISAVVDNATLTAAEIGPFLTEEQIRSALMSLLISGGMLIPGNIPNIVAAGRLRITMSEWARVGVPFGIVLLMAYFIVIEVLGIHITLSL; from the coding sequence GTGCTCGCGTTGGCCGAGCTGTTCATACCCGACGAGCCTATTCTCGGGGTAACTGTTATCCTGAGCGCTATTCTAATTCTCGTTTTGGTACTGCCATTCAAAGTCAGGATTGTCGAGGAGAATCTAGAAGTATTCTTCTTCATCATGGGTTTAGGCGGAGTCATAACGATATTCTACTACGGCATACTTCCCTCTACAGAATCCCTTCTGAACCTGTTTGTAAAGGCGCTGAAGACCCCACTGGCTATAACGCATCTGGGCCCTGTTCCTATAGGCATCGTGCAGGCCGTGGTTTTCTTCGGCCTCATCTTCTACTTCTTCCACAGACAGATCTACTCCCTACTAGCTGCTGCTATGGGGAGACTGGGGATACCCGTATTTGCTTTCATCTTCACGTTTGTGTTAGGCCTCATATCAAGCGTCATTTCAGTCATAGTTACTGCAGTGATCCTAGCTGAGATAGCAGCGGCGCTCAACATATCTAGGGAGCGGAAGGTGAAGTACGTTGTCTACGCCTCCTTCGCCGTTGGTATCGGGGCTGCTCTAACCCCTCTGGGGGAACCCCTCTCCACAATAGCTATTTCAAAGCTCAACGCTCATTTCACCTACCTCATAGACATACTAGGAGTATACGTAGTCCCCGGGATTGCGGTGTCAGCTGCGGCGGCTGCCCTCAGCCTTAGAGGAGAGGTTTATAGGGAGGGGCTTGTCAAGTTCGTCTACGAAGAGACGATAAACGATATTCTCCTCAGGGGTTTTAGGGTGTTCCTCTTCGTAGCCGCTCTGGAGCTGCTGGGAGCATCCTTCACTCCAATGGTTAAATGGTACTTCGCACAGCTCCCGCCTTGGGCTCTCTACTGGATAAACACTATATCGGCGGTCGTCGACAATGCAACACTGACCGCGGCCGAGATCGGGCCGTTCCTAACTGAAGAGCAGATAAGAAGCGCTCTAATGTCCCTCCTCATATCTGGAGGCATGCTTATACCAGGGAATATACCAAATATAGTTGCCGCAGGAAGGCTAAGGATAACCATGAGCGAGTGGGCGAGGGTGGGAGTTCCCTTTGGAATAGTGCTCCTCATGGCGTACTTCATAGTTATAGAGGTCCTAGGCATACACATAACCCTAAGCCTATAG